A single Drechmeria coniospora strain ARSEF 6962 chromosome 03, whole genome shotgun sequence DNA region contains:
- a CDS encoding phytanoyl-CoA dioxygenase — translation MPAQKTSSSSYLADLERDGFVVVKSIVSKERLELLREASGRVEKMARAGQWPHIRTVGKQFPPWDSTPEKGIWGVQHLMKPDLPGCDIFADMYFSEEVLSIVRELLQCDDDDLVMELFNMLVRPDSDFELRWHRDDIPATATAEEEMDRLGHPAFHAQYNFALWDDRSLVLVPGSHKRARTETERSADPFEKVLPNQLVVHLEPGDIAFYNNNILHRGVYDCSKERVTLHGSVGHAGGSKLRARNVLQHGIGAWVDKVDFSNMKDGDRRRAEAMRARLVRMGGESGEVGYSLQG, via the coding sequence ATGCCGGCCCAAAAGACGTCATCATCTTCGtacctcgccgacctcgagcgtGATGGCTTCGTCGTTGTCAAGTCCATCGTTAGTAAGGAGAGGCTCGAGCTGCTCCGAGAGGCCAGTGGCAGGGTGGAAAAGATGGCCAGAGCCGGCCAGTGGCCTCACATCCGGACCGTCGGCAAGCAGTTCCCTCCGTGGGACTCGACGCCGGAAAAGGGCATCTGGGGCGTCCAGCACCTCATGAAGCCCGACCTACCCGGCTGCGACATCTTCGCCGACATGTACTTCTCCGAGGAGGTCCTGAGCATCGTCCGCGAGCTGCTGCAATGTGACGATGACGATCTCGTCATGGAACTCTTCAACATGCTCGTACGGCCGGACAGCGACTTTGAGCTGCGCTGGCACCGCGACGACATCcctgcgacggcgacggccgaggaggagatggaccGGCTCGGCCACCCGGCTTTCCACGCCCAGTACAATTTCGCCCTGTGGGACGATCGctctctcgtcctcgtcccggGCTCCCACAAGCGCGCccggacggagacggagcgGTCGGCCGACCCGTTCGAGAAGGTGCTGCCGAACCAGCTggtcgtccatctcgagcCGGGCGACATTGCCTTTTACAACAACAACATCCTGCACCGGGGCGTCTATGACTGCAGCAAGGAGCGTGTCACCCTGCACGGATCCGTCGGCCACGCGGGCGGCAGCAAGCTCCGGGCCAGAAACGTGCTGCAGCACGGCATCGGAGCCTGGGTCGACAAGGTGGACTTTTCCAACATGAAGGACGGCgatcggcggcgggccgAGGCGATGCGGGCGAGGCTCGTCAGGatgggcggcgagagcggcgaggTCGGGTACTCGCTTCAAGGTTGA
- a CDS encoding hypothetical protein (related to Putative nicotinamide N-methyltransferase), translating into MADDNFDMGGLMEDPEDYYPPSPPPTQQLFTMGQSGRPIRLHLVGSSPTEAHHLWNGAKFVADYFEEEPARVRGRTVLELGAAAGLPSLVAGILGARKVVMTDFPDPDLVANMQKNIDECGETMEPEGHLARTIDAVGFVWGADPAPLLARLANLDDSSTMAGSTRGTAPVVKFDVLILADLLFRHSEHGALVKTIQEVMAPSTASAAYVFFTSYRPWKQDLDMGFFDVARNAGLTVEQVSERKLEKPLFDGDPGDLDVQKTVKGFVVRWAEPGSAPAAASSE; encoded by the coding sequence ATGGCGGACGACAACTTTGACATGGGCGGCCTCATGGAGGACCCCGAGGACTACTACCCgccctcgccaccgccgacgcaGCAGCTCTTCACCATGGGGCAGTCGGGCAGGCCGATCCGGCTGCATctcgtcggcagcagccCTACGGAGGCGCACCATCTCTGGAACGGGGCCAAGTTCGTGGCCGACTACTTCGAGGAGGAGCCGGCGCGGGTGCGCGGTCGGACTgtgctcgagctcggtgccgccgccggtctgccgtcgctcgtcgccggcatcctcggcgcccgcAAGGTCGTCATGACCGATTTCCCGGACCCGGATCTCGTGGCCAACATGCAGAAGAACATTGACGAGTGCGGGGAGACGATGGAGCCCGAGGGGCACCTGGCACGCaccatcgacgccgtcggcttcgtctgGGGTGCCGATCCGGCTCCGCTCCTTGCGAGGCTCGCGAACCTCGACGAcagctcgacgatggccggGTCGACAAGGGGGACGGCCCCGGTCGTCAAGTTTGACgtgctcatcctcgccgacctgctcTTCCGCCACTCGGAGCATGGGGCGCTCGTGAAGACGATCCAGGAGGTCatggcaccgtcgacggcgagcgccgCCTACGTCTTCTTCACCTCGTATCGCCCGTGGAAGCAGGATCTCGACATGGGCTTCTTCGACGTCGCCCGGAACGCCGGTCTCACCGTCGAGCAGGTCTCGGAAAGGAAGTTGGAGAAGCCGCTCTTTGACGGCGACCCGGGGGACCTCGACGTGCAGAAGACGGTCAAAGGGTTCGTCGTGCGCTGGGCCGAGCCTGGGTCGGCGCCCGCAGCGGCCAGCAGCGAGTAA
- a CDS encoding RNA helicase-like protein: MPSSARPSRQARRDDGDRIEPGDDDRRRCRSPERKRRRVVESRRRSGSPEADSRGGSTRRHRGRRDGRTSTAATAGPVGDGLPCSARPLSKSDLRTFAPLFVHYLRLQKQKEADEMDEREFKGRWKSFVGKWNRAELAEGWYDAELFSRIVEEAPPVDEWWARRPETLSRPTAQALAREDDNDNDEDEDGDGSSNHAKEKYEEQDQDRGEDSDDYGPTLPRPDAKRHVGAQVPSLQDISLRNERARESREADAEALREARKVDRVQQKERLEELVPRAEAGTRERKLEKRQEVNERMREIRSTRSPGLEAADEKEMMGGGDSVEEYKRMQEREQRRKTERQLRREEVDRARREEVAERRRAWQEREDGTVNMLRELARQRFG, from the coding sequence ATGCCTAGCTCGGCAAGGCCTTCGAGGCAAGCCAgacgcgacgacggcgacagaATCGAACCAGGCGACGATGATCGAAGGAGGTGCCGCTCCCCGGAACGCAAGCGACGGAGGGTCGTTGAGTCACGGCGGAGAAGTGGCTCGCCCGAGGCAGACAGCAGAGGGGGTTCAACGCGGCGACACCGTGGCCGGCGCGATGgaaggacgtcgacggcggcgacggctgggcCCGTGGGCGATGGGCTGCCCTGCTCGGCACGGCCGCTGTCCAAGTCGGATCTCCGGACCTTTGCCCCGCTCTTTGTGCACTACCTACGGCTGCAGAAACAAAAGGAagccgacgagatggacgagcgCGAGTTCAAAGGCCGGTGGAAGAGCTTCGTCGGGAAGTGGAACCgagccgagctcgccgagggctGGTATGACGCCGAACTTTTCTCACGCATCGTCGAAGAGGCACCGCCTGTCGACGAGTGGTGGGCACGGCGACCGGAGACTTTGTCACGGCCCACTGCCCAAGCACTCGCGAGGGAAGATgacaacgacaacgacgaggacgaggacggcgacggcagcagcaatCACGCGAAAGAAAAGTATGAGGAACAAGACCAGGATCGGGGGGAGGACAGCGACGACTACGGTCCGACTCTGCCGCGGCCCGACGCCAAGCGTCACGTTGGCGCCCAGGTCCCGTCCCTGCAAGACATCTCGCTGCGCAACGAGCGGGCCCGAGAGTCTAGGGAGGCGGATGCGGAAGCTCTCCGAGAGGCCCGCAAGGTAGATCGGGTCCAACAAAAGGAGCGGCTCGAGGAGCTTGTGCCGCGGGCGGAAGCGGGCACTCGCGAGCGCAAGCTCGAGAAGCGACAAGAGGTCAACGAACGGATGCGGGAGATCCGGTCCACCCGCAGCCCCGGTttggaggcggccgacgagaaggagatgatgggcggcggcgactcgGTCGAAGAGTACAAGCGGATGCAGGAGAGGGAGCAGAGGCGCAAGACGGAGCGGCAGCTGCGGCGGGAGGAGGTCGACAGGGCGAGGCGGGAAGAGGTggcggagcggcggcgggcgtggCAAGAGAGGGAGGACGGCACTGTCAACATGCTCCGAGAACTTGCGAGGCAGAGGTTCGGCTGA